aaGAAGCACCTCCAGGCAGATGTGAAAGTGCTTTTTCAGAGCTTGAGAAGgtttaaataaaacaatatcATCAACTAAGTATCAagtgaaacagagagaaaacacagaaaactgaaGGACAAACATTAACTAGACTTGGCTTAGACTTACCACTTTTTCTCCCTTGAATCTTATTTACATCACCCATAAGTGTCATAGTGGCACTTAATAATTTATTACGCATACAGCATATCAAAATTACTTCTTTACATAAGACCACATTATTTGAATTCAAggacacaaatattttttaaagtcctGGAAAACGAGCCCAGAATCTAGTCTTGTCACCAAACAGACAGAACACATGCTATGAAAGGATGACTTCTCCCTACACCTTTCTCCCCCTGCTCTTCGCTTGACTTAGGCAGAGCAATGTCAAAAGGCATTTGGACTCCACGACTAACCAATCCCTGGATTCTTGCAAAGCCAATTATCTAAATTAGTAACAACTCCTGTCACTATTTCTGAAGCTGGCATGTATCCCCAAGATAGACATTAAATACGCATTTCACGCAAGCCCAGTTCATCTACACAACGCCAGAGCCAAGAACTGAAAATGTTCACCACTTTTTTCTTCTCGGCTTACTACAATTTAAGCTTTTTAAAGCTCTCTCTTTCAGGACATGTTGTGCGAGGTCATACTTTAAGAACCACTTATGCAACAGCAAAAGGAGCTCATGGTTTCTGTGGACAATAGTGAGAGGCCCAGGGACGGCCATCAGTTGTAGCAAggagccagagccagcagctctgctcaggattTTCTAGAGGCCAAGGGCTCACTGCTTCCATTCACCACGCTGCTTCTTGCCAAGCCTTCTCACTTGCTCCATCCCTTTGGATGCCACATACTTTGGCATCTCCTGGCAGAGTCCCCAGCTCTACTTCCAGATGTCAACGCTTTTTCGTTCCAGTCCGCTACCATATCCATTGGGTAACAGTTGTTTGGAGGCCCAAAGAGAAAGGCGCCTATGTTGCACGAGCTTGCATGAAACCCCAAACATGTCACACAACACCAGCAGTTTCCTGGTAGGCCCCAGCCAAGGCTACTGCCAAATTCAGTCAGAGCTTTGGCTTACCTGGGTTACCTCTAAGTGTAGACAGCGGCGGGCAGGTCTCAAACAACCAGTTTTTTGCAGTCTGCAAGCTCAAACTGTAACCAGTGCAACATATCCTACTCAAGATGGAGATTTTCAATGGTGAAGCAATGGCTAACATAAATTACATCTGAATAATCCTCTAAATCTAGAGAAAGCCAAAGGATGAAGGTTTGCCCATCATTTTAGCAAATGAAGCCATCCAGTAAATCACACTGTAGCTGTTCACGGAACATCTGGTGAGGCCACCAAAGTAACTGAAACCGTCTACAaacccttcccttcctctcagCAAGGTTAACCGTGCAGACTTACTAGGATTAAAGGGAGATACAGAAATACTTTGTTCCCAATATCCATTTACCTTGTCCTGAGGGCCTGCCAGGCTGCATCAATGTCTGCATACAGGTTTTTCTCAGAGGGCTTGCCGGTGCTCACCCCATAGCCGGAGTAGTCATAGGAGAAGACGTTGCAGTTGATGCGGGAGCCAAGGCCAATGTAGAAGCTGCACATCTGGCCCAGGTCCACAGCATTACCGTGCGAGAAGAGCAGCGTGTACCGGCCAGTGGGGGCACAGCGAACGAACATGCAGCCCAGCCTGTTATCTCGGGCCGTGCGGGAGAAGAACACTTCCACGGCATCCAGTTCCCGCTGGGAATACTGCCAGTCGGCCCGCTCGCTCAGGTGCAGGCTGCAGGTGCCTGATCCCGTGGGGGtgcccgccccggccgccgccccgggctcctgctgctgctcggGCTGCAGCACGGTGTAGGTGGGCTCCGGGGGCAGGAAGGCCAGCTTGGCAGCGATGCGGCTGGGGCAGGGCGGGCAGCAgaacagccagcacagctcgcCCAGAGAGAAACCGTTCATTCTGGGGCCTTGTTCTGGCATCAGAGACGCCGGAGAAAAGCTAAACCTCTCCTGGAAAGAAGTCACACGGAACCGACCCAGAGCCCTCCTCCGACGCGACCTGCCGCCTTCCTGCGAGGCCACCGGCTGCCCTCCCAGAACGCAAACAATGGCAACCTTGGAGGAACTACAGCTCAGCAACAGCAGTGCAGCTCTTCAAAGCCTGGAAACTGCTTatacaaaccaaaaccacaaccCCACGAAATACAGATGGGCTACAGCCAGCCCTCAACGCCCCCCTCCCCACAACTAACGCTACAGCAAATTCAACTCTCTAAAACACGACCCTAAACCCCCCTCACAGCACGTGAGCCACACGTACACATTTACAAAATGAATTCCCCGATCCCACGGCTCAGTGCGGCGCTCCAGCACCGGAGCCGGCCCCCCGCAGGGAACATGCAGGATCCAGGGGAGCACCTTCCCGCACACACCGCACCACGCGCGGCTCCACCCgctccgccccggcccccggGACGCCCCGCAAGGCAGCGAGGGGCCCCCGCAGCGCCACcaccccccggcccggccccggcagcgtccccgggaggaggaggatgagaaggaagaggagcacgaggagcaggatgaggagggtccaaggggaaggggaaggggaaggcaaGGTCGAAGCTCAGCCGCGCGCGGCCGCGGGCAGGGCCATGCCGGCTGCGGCGCGCAGGCAGGAGCGGGCAGCGGCCATGTCCCGGCTCCCCCTCCGCGCCGCCGCAGCGCTTCCGGGTTACGGGCGCGGAGCGGCGCCGCCGCAGGTGCTGGGGCGGGTGCGGGGCTGTGCCGGGCCGTGCCCGCAGCGCCGCCACCTGGGCGGGGCGCCGGGAGGTGCGGGAGGTGCGGGAGCGGGTCCCGCAGCGCCGGGCAGTACGCGGGAGCCGCAGCCGGGCCCTTTAaggggaccccccccccccccaacccctcgGCCGGCCGCCCACCCTCGCGCgtgcgcggcggggccgggggcgagGGGCGGGCGCGCGCAGGGGCCATTTCGCGCCCTCGGAGGGGTCTGTGAGGGGATCTGCGCTCGGGTCACCCTGAGCGCTCACACCTgaggcagtgccagccctcAGAACGGGCCGCGGCGGGCCGGGTGAGGGGCTCCCCGTGGCCCTGAGCACCGCTCCTCGAGCCGCCCGCGTTGTGCAGCAATGCCAATGGAGATGCTCCTCCGCAGTGCCCGGCGCTCCGCTCCCCGGCTGCCGAGCGAGCTGCGCGTCCCAGGCTCAGAAGCTCTTCAGCATCTGGGGATTTGGGTGAAACTCGCCGGCAGTTTCAAGAGATACCACGGAAAACTTAAAATGGTGCAATTGCAGAAGCTTAAATTCTTTAGAAAATCAGGGTGATGATCCGTATCCCAAACAATTCATTGAATAAATTAGCAAATTGCTTAGAGCATATGGCAGACCCATGGATCAGTAGTACTGCATCTCGAACGCATGCTTCGACCCTGAGAGCAGAGCGCAAAGATTGTGGGCAACTGATGACACGCATATGTGTTACATTCTGCTGGTAACACAGGGTATAACTATGCCCCTTAATGAACCACCACTGCTtgcttgctgaaaaaaaaaggtcacaCAGCCCAAGtgaaaatacaaggaaaattaCGCCTCTGCAAATGCACTTACCCTGCAATTCTTGCACGTCCAACCAGTGTCCTGGTTTGAGACACTCTGAGCATGTTCACCCCTTCATGTTGCTCTCCTAC
The window above is part of the Corvus hawaiiensis isolate bCorHaw1 chromosome 13, bCorHaw1.pri.cur, whole genome shotgun sequence genome. Proteins encoded here:
- the ABHD17C gene encoding alpha/beta hydrolase domain-containing protein 17C; amino-acid sequence: MPEQGPRMNGFSLGELCWLFCCPPCPSRIAAKLAFLPPEPTYTVLQPEQQQEPGAAAGAGTPTGSGTCSLHLSERADWQYSQRELDAVEVFFSRTARDNRLGCMFVRCAPTGRYTLLFSHGNAVDLGQMCSFYIGLGSRINCNVFSYDYSGYGVSTGKPSEKNLYADIDAAWQALRTRYGVSPENIILYGQSIGTVPTVDLASRYECAAVILHSPLMSGLRVAFPDTRKTYCFDAFPSIDKISKVTSPVLVIHGTEDEVIDFSHGLAMYERCPRAVEPLWVEGAGHNDIELYAQYLERLKQFISHELPNS